Proteins encoded in a region of the Capra hircus breed San Clemente chromosome 3, ASM170441v1, whole genome shotgun sequence genome:
- the CD5L gene encoding CD5 antigen-like: MALFFFLIFGFCTGPGLLESSPKVRLVRGPHRCEGRVEVERNGEWGTVCDDGWNMEDVEVVCRELGCGAAKGTPSGNLYKPLADEKQKIFIQDVNCNGTEDKLIDCDQVEDVYQCSHSEDSGAICEIPETVRLVGGPGSCKGRLEVKHQDQWGTVCKAGWNLSAAKVVCRQLGCGKATLTKKCCNKDTQGQGLIWLSNVTCSGREGNLQYCLSGLEGNNNCTHDEDTWVECEDPFKLRLVNGDTRCSGRLEVLHKGIWGSVCDDGWGTKEEQVVCQQLGCGKPAFVPAKARRKFVPGDGRIWLDDVHCQGQEQSLEQCQHRSWGYHDCNHKEDVVVFCLGTAERSYPASEVSGGREELPSIRGQGRRLGGDTPHPRGDTPHLRSGAAAERS; this comes from the exons GCTTTTGCACTGGACCTGGACTTCTAG AGTCTTCACCCAAAGTGCGACTGGTGAGAGGTCCCCATCGCTGTGAAGGGCGGGTGGAAGTGGAACGGAATGGCGAGTGGGGCACTGTGTGTGACGACGGCTGGAACATGGAAGATGTGGAAGTGGTGTGCCGGGAGCTGGGCTGTGGAGCAGCCAAGGGGACACCCAGTGGTAATTTATATAAGCCCCTGGCGGATGAAAAACAAAAGATCTTCATCCAAGATGTCAACTGCAATGGGACGGAAGATAAATTGATTGACTGTGACCAGGTGGAAGACGTTTATCAATGCTCCCACAGCGAGGATTCAGGGGCAATATGTGAGA TTCCAGAGACCGTGAGGCTGGTTGGTGGCCCTGGTAGCTGCAAGGGGCGCTTGGAAGTGAAGCACCAAGATCAATGGGGCACTGTGTGCAAAGCAGGCTGGAATCTCTCAGCTGCGAAGGTGGTGTGCCGACAACTGGGGTGTGGGAAGGCTACACTGACCAAAAAATGCTGTAACAAGGATACCCAGGGCCAAGGACTCATCTGGCTGAGCAATGTAACATGCTCAGGACGGGAAGGAAACCTTCAGTATTGCCTTTCTGGGCTTGAGGGGAATAATAACTGCACCCATGATGAGGATACATGGGTAGAATGTGAAG ATCCCTTTAAATTGAGGCTGGTAAACGGAGACACCAGGTGCTCTGGGCGACTGGAAGTGCTGCACAAGGGCATATGGGGCTCTGTCTGTGATGACGGCTGGGGGACAAAGGAGGAGCAGGTGGTGTGCCAGCAACTGGGCTGTGGAAAGCCAGCCTTTGTACCTGCCAAAGCAAGGAGAAAGTTTGTCCCTGGAGATGGGCGCATCTGGCTAGATGATGTCCATTGCCAAGGGCAAGAGCAGTCCCTGGAGCAGTGTCAGCATAGGTCCTGGGGGTATCATGACTGCAAccacaaagaagatgtggtcgtATTCTGCTTGG GAacggcggagaggagctaccccgcgtccgaggtcagtggtggccgggaggaaCTACCcagcatccgaggtcaggggcggcggctgggaggagacaccccgcatccgagaggagacaccccgcatctgaggtcaggggcagcggccgagaggagttag